The Capsicum annuum cultivar UCD-10X-F1 chromosome 1, UCD10Xv1.1, whole genome shotgun sequence sequence tgttagaagaatctAGGTTGGCGAATATTTAagctgttatatgatgacttttgggtctATAGAAAactaagggttgaatcttagtAGGAGGTACtagcattggttgttatacatgaagataccgtcttacagggtaagtttagttttatgtgtattgttatatccctgactctagagtaaagtaatttCAGTTTATACtagagtgtatatagtggttcacagacttagagtagtggcttaaatctaagggggagatgatagaacgagtaaccaagtctagttttcagatgctaatagatgtgccagtaagtGGTGGAATTGGTCATGAGAAAGAacgatgctcaatctattcttatttcagtagtttacttcagttattccgATAGATACTCATGTTTTATGTTTTAGCTTCATGATCATAGTccgtgttcatgcatatgataaggaatcatgtactctcttagttcctagtatgatgagttcccagtttgttcAACAGTCAGAATAACTttccgtaagttatgaattccaaaaattcaggtcatgcagttcataattcttgtgcacatgtgatactcttaacgatcagcaaaaattcagatttatatcaggtacgtcctcagattagatctctttaatgagtccatgTCATGAGTTCTCTATTCCTCACGCCTCAGTAGgatatcaagttatgcttagtactcaTCTCATTTTCTGGATCCCGATATTCCAATTTTTCAGTGACCTTCtcccttaggtcaagatagtgatgatgaacagttgtttagatgggaaagagtaaaccTTTCTTGTTGATTAAAGATGGTTGTGTGCTCATTTGAGTTAAGGCagtaattgtggagtaagattgaggccaagtatttgatacatgtcaaggttagttgaagttttatgtgttatatttgtgaaaaattattgtgttcttgttttatgttagtctataagttgaaagaattttgagatgaAGCTTCCATGTATTGCTtggttagttgaggatattttatgtgtatcatctgaatagtgcagggaagttgttatggatagaagtattaaagtatatgagaaaggtgctttatgagtgtttgtttagaagtgcatatgtgggtatgaagataggcttgaatgtcatgtttgtatacatgTGGATGGATGCTatgagtgtttgtgaatgtctaatacgAAGTTGAAGGTGTTTTCtggagtggcaataagaattatgcaggagatgaggaattgtgaaatgcagggtgtACTGAATTATGTGGTgcatcttgtgattttgagttaggcttgaagatggtaaggggatttagttcagtttagacattagtagatgaaATATTAGAggccatgtgagaaaaataagttgaatcaaatgagtatggtatttaaggagaatagtatagttaagggatattcgagcgttgtgctaagcttgaaagtaagaagttgtattgcctaaggcctggtaattctatcccgTTTTATgagttacatatatatattccatgctatagagtagtatcTTTGTCGTGATTCCTTAGCTGGAtatcttgtgtaactcatgtcagagaatctttgctccctaatgctactaggacttctttagaaagagtgttgaaaagatactccagttaagtataagtgtccagtataattcagtttaacagtcaggcagacaagttacgatggttttccaccttttcacccagtcctactatccgaagtctcaggCGTATGACCATCcaaagagataatctattccatccatgtaagttgagaattcaatttagtcaaagcatcatgtttcagattcagctatttagtcatgactcagttcataagagttcagcacataatctcaaattttcccaagtattttagctcaaaCAGTGTAATACCCTGATACGATCTAAGTTCATTTGTCTCATGACtcatacttgcataagttatcacctctcgattcaatatgtatgatttcatcatgaacacttcaagggaatcctaaactctccGAATCAactccttaaagcaagtaaagtcaaatcagctcagaattcagtttcatgatagaagttaaATGTTTCAGCTCGGCTGTATCCCTTCTTGgaagacatatcatgtccacattattccatacctttaataCTTCAACATTTCTACCcttcattcagggatgaatgatcccaaggggagataatgtaacaccccgcattttgggctagaacgaaaaccatcgtttctatgtgtagatgattcaaaagccataaatcctatgcaaatttggcattttaatcaattatgtgGTGTTGGAACATATTTGAGCtagaattgagatcatagaggtccccaaactcaaggacgagttgaaagctttcctatcgttcgagtttgagcgagcgtcaaaacttgggtcaacttcaatcaaccataactctttttatataacgaattagaggtcctactatatatcaaatgaaatatcttcggattatatttccaatgataccaatttcaccaaaatctgatacccgagcgaaaagttatgaccatttttgtgacTGAGATAGTACAATCGCGCGATTAGCATACAACGCACGCACCTAATTTCCAGTTttcgcatttttaagggaaaaagtggtattttccaccccctattcatccataacacgTGATTAAATCCTCCTAATaccaaaataatattattttctctcaaaatcaccaagaacactccttagggtttcaactcaaagatcaatatatctcaagatttaaccgtgggtttttcttaattcttcaagattcagaATTCCCATtacgagggctacaagaagcacccatcaatcgtacgtatagtATCCCAAAatctagagttcattcaaaaacttctaatttaaggtacacggggttttcttaaaatctcatggacatagaaatcatgattttaagaaaggggtttcggatttatgaatatattcatgttttagaagcgtTGATGATATNNNNNNNNNNNNNNNNNNNNNNNNNNNNNNNNNNNNNNNNNNNNNNNNNNNNNNNNNNNNNNNNNNNNNNNNNNNNNNNNNNNNNNNNNNNNNNNNNNNNtatatatatatatatatatatatatatatatatatatatgtaagcatttgttttaaggttgatgattgaattgagagcatgattcatgaaaaatccctctcttgtgatgattttcatttacttatgacaTATTATGAAATTGtttgaatgtatcttgaaaagcatgcTATGAAATGTCTGGAATATtgttatatttgaattatgattttgatttcacaagagagagggttgtttatgttgatgaatgttgaacataatcatataatgagaagatttgcatggtttgttaaagattgcATGACCACCACTTGTTAATTGAAAGTATGGGAATTTTGCagagttttgacttatgttttctgAATATCCATTCtctttgttaaattgcatgtttgggtggtctgaactatgttttatgAAAGACCATActtaatgcattatggctcagaaaaaggacttgcaagtcttggtatgatgacacCAACTAAGATAATActatggtaattcagaacagaatagaatgcatgtttgaaatcagattttcaaattttgaaactagaatgatgcatgttcagaacagactaaaattgggcaaaaagagagcttaggtggttccccgaagaaggcacgagttcagacaactcattgcccaaaatcgtgatttgtcgatccgagtatattattatactttggcctagtgccctgtggcgtatctgactcagacactccaaaccttgaggcacacttgggttgggggcttccccaccgagtcaatgacggattccatatagcccgtggaatatcagacttgtaggggattaccatctagctcagaagtaatacaaagatcagaaattgcattgacagaaaagttttatgattataaaaaatgcccatgtgttttgaaatgatATTTTTCATGATGATTATGACaatctctcaactattttatttatatacaagctttattttggatttcttcgtgtaccagtacatttgtattgacccctcctTCCTCCCAGGGTCTAAAGCCCAGTTCAGAGATCTTGCTAGGCCTCTAGacccggtttgggtcgtgacataagaTGTCTCTAGGGATATCAGTATATGTTATCAATCTATGAAAGAGTTTGTTTTTAACTTTTAAAGTCTCTTATTCTTGTCTAaacatttatagatttgatgctTATGCTTTATAAATTACGAATGTTAACCTTTTATGAAATCTTGGACCTTTAACTTAAGCCTTCTTAAATGGTAACTGTAAAATGAGTTACGAGCAGCTTGATAAAAACTGGTCGATACATTAATCTCCATTTAACCTCCTTAAGAAAAGCAATAGTAACACCATATTTGTAAtagggaaaaaaatataaattaggagTTTGTTGAGATTCCTTGTTGCTGCAGATTGGCCTTCTATTGATGTTCCGGGTATGAACTCAACTTTTTTCATCAGGTAATTTTCTACCACCAAATTTAATCCAAAGTTTTCTCCGACCTCTATAAGCCTGCACAGTTGATCCCGGATGTTCTGTGATTGAGAGGAGATTTCTGACCGAAGGCTGAATTTTGGACAACATTTATTTGAAAGCGTCTTAGCTGTTGCAATGCTTTCTTGCATAGATCCCAATTCTTTCTCCAGATCGTGAACATCTTCGATCCACTTGATAACATCTGGTTTTGGCTTATAGCATTCTTGCACCGCTACTTCCACCTTCGCTTCGATTCATCCCTAAACTTTGTTAACTTCTCCATTTCCTCCTAGAGATTTTCAATATTTGATGAGAATAGGACAATATTTTCAATCTTACGATAGATGCATGTAGATACAAACTTTCCCACCTCAACAACAATGGCCCCTACAGCATTAGGAAGTATATCCATTGAACAATTCTTAAGGTAAAGAAAAATCCACTGTTTCTGATTAGAATGCTACGATAGATTAAACTgattgtttcttctttatttataacACAACTTTGAAAGaaggcaaaaagaaaaagtaaaaaaggagGTGAATAGAATAAGTAAAATTGAAGGCAAATACAATTACTTTAATTGACAAAGCAAACATATAGGAAGGGAAAGAAGAAATACTTGATTCTTTAGACAAGAGTGGAGTAATGACTTTTCCCATTTTATAGTATAGTATATGCCTTCCCTTGTGAAACATGATTGTATTTTTGTCCTTCTGAAGTAACAAAAGTTGTATCATTCAATAAGATTAGCTCTGGGCTTGTTCGTAAGGTGAGAACTTCAAGGCCGATTACGGGTGGCATAGTCTTAAGTCCTGTTATGATCGGGCAgaaaataagcaaaccacaagcaaaagaaaaacaggaacacacagatttacgtgaaaatcttgcgggaaaaaccacgggcagaggcagaggaggtttcactataatggagagagagtacaatgtTGGAGACAATAGTCTCAATTTCGTGTATATGAGAATGACCCTAAACAGCCCActaaatcacaaacatgggtcgcaccggGAAACTTTTagggccggatcaacaaaattcggttCACAACTCTAACAAGTCCCTATTCTTAACAGACctaaaaattttgttttttcttgttcCAATtacagaaaagaaaaagaaaaaggcgGGAAGATGATATTGGTCTTGTAAGAGagctcaaaatcatcaaaatccatgCCCTTTGGGAGCAATGGGTTGAAAATTATGCCTTTTATGCGCCAGACTGCGTGCCTAGCAACAAATATTATGTATGATTCAAATTACTAGAAATGAATAATGCTTTGTTCAGCTAATTAGAGATAAAGATCAAAAAGTCATAGAGTTTCCCTACCAAACTTTAGTATACCTCAATTGATCTTAATGTTTATTACTGTTTGGATTTGGTGTATTTTTGAAGACAAATGTAAAATGTTCTTGTCTCGAAAGACTTTCCATCCCTTGAAATTCATGTAGCCCTAACAAAAAATAGGATACAACAGAGAAAAAGATCTATATAGACGATACCAATTAGCAGGGAATATATTGTAGTCATGTTTATATTCCTTGAAattaatgtttatattttatggatgcattaattttctttcttctgtttACATACTcatagttcgagtcaaagacaatGGATCTGTTAAGCTCATAAAACTTGCCCTAGAAGTGATACATAAAATTATTTGCCGAGTTCATTTTTACGTGTTTATATAAGATGAGATGGCCAGTTTCTTCACTTCCTGGTTGTACTATTTTCATAGAAGTGATGCATGCAATATCATGTTCAAATGAAGACTAAACCATTCAACCGTAACACACTGAATTTTCGGGCTAAAAAATAACCAATTGAACTGCTCTTCATCTGTACCTAGACCTGAATCTAGAAAATGTATTGTATCCACGTGTAAAGGTtgttttaagtgtgggatgggtATTGGATAAAAGCATAAGAAATCTTTAAAACAAATTTGAGTTGAAAGGTCCGTTAATGATTAAGTTTTCATATAGGTTCATCCAAGGATCAACTTTAAACGAGCATTTCTCCTAGAATATTTAAAGTTACGTGACCCATTACCTATCAAATAAAGCTTTTTGAGTGTTCTTTCCAACGCCACCACCAACTCGTCAATCCGAGTCCCGAGTAAAAACTTATGTGTTTTACTAGGACAGCCCTATACCATACGggagttttctatttttttttcttttcgtttcACATTCTTGGAGGGGTGATTACTTCTTCTCACAGTCAGAACAGCCctatgtgtttttttttcttctcctccCTTGCATCTCTGGCGTACAATCAATTGGCTTGATTTTGCCAAATGTTTTCAGATGAACATCCTTCAATACCTCTTccaatatgtttttcttttttcgtcCCTTAATGCCTTCTGATTACAACTGTATTATACTTATTCATATCTTTCCATAAGGAGGTTACTGTCATATGAAAACTTTCTTATGTTTTGATTGCGGAAAGCTTATAGCTGGTTTGTCTATTCATCTTGAGAAAAAAGACACAAAATCAAGTGCACGTGCTAAAATTTGAATGTACAACTTAAGAATGCTTCAAAATGTTTAAATACCGAAGCAATACCAGTTTATTACAAATAAACAAGATGATCACACAACACAAATGAAACAAGAAATTACTTGGTGTACAAACAAAGTAATCCAAATATCGGAACAAGGAAGCGAGGGTAGTAAACACAAGGAACAGTTATTGGCAGAAAAAACTTAAGACATCTGGAAAATACATCACAGCAAACCACACCAGATAACTTTAGCTCGAAACTTTATGCCCTGGTGCAGGAAGTTCCTTCTTCTGCTTTTCTAATCCACTGAATGAAACAACAAAAGGTGAAGCTGAATACACTTGTTAACATTTGATTGATAACCCAGTTATGCTAGTGTTATTAACAatgttcaaattttttttttgttaaagcaTATGTTTTCACAGGGAGGTAAATGACTTAATTATAATAAAGTTATTTAGTAGAATGATTGTAATATGTATTAACAAACTATGTTAAAGTTGCAATAAGGAGAATAAATCGCACATCACTTGAGATGTAGCAGAAACAACGTTAACTTTGATCCTTCTGTCATCAGGTTTACGTTTGTTAGTAACAAACGCTCTAAATTTGACTTGAAGTTGTCATCATCCCATTCCAGTTGGCTCCACCATTCTGATTTTCCttctattattttgatgtttttggaGGTTTGAATAGAGAGAGGCAACTTCCTTAATCCGTGACAAGCGATCAGCTTGAGTTCATCCAAGTGTTCCCACATACCCTGTGGCTCCCCCAACGTTCCTAGGTCTGGTAAGCGATACAACTTTAACTTACAAACCCTAGGAATTTCTGACTTGACAAGTGTTGCCTGATCACTTGAGCTGCATTGCACATACAACTCTACCAGCTAAAAGCAAACGTTAATTGTAATTTCTTCCAAGTGCTTGGGTATAGAACAAGCTCCACCATCATTGAAAAGACATGTTAAACTTGCACATTGAGAGATAGCCAGTTGGCATAATTTTGAAAATCTTAGACCCAAATATTGACCAAAATGAGAAACACTCTTTAAATAATATACCAAATAGAGGTCGAGATATTCCAGATTTGGCAAAGGGTCAAATTGTCCACTTCCTCCTTCCACTGGTCCGAAAGCACAATAACAGCCCTGTATGTTTAGTGATTTTAATCCATTAAAAGTGCTGTATGCAATCAACTTCCTGAGACCCATGCATTTGTTCAAGTACAAATCTGAAGCAAACTGCAACATGCCTGAGATCTCTCCGTTACTGAAAATCTCACACTAGTAGATATTTATCGCCCTCATTGACGTTGTATGGTACATAAGCAAAACTTTCCCGAACTTTAATGAGAAATCCTTTCAATCTAGTCATCCAGGTGTAATCTCTATTGAAAAGTGATGAGCTATCCACTTTAACAGAAAGGTAAGTAAGATTCTACAGAGATGAAATCTCATCAAAAAAGGTCGCTCCAAGACAGCGGTAAGACATAACATTTCAATGCTAGGCAATTTGAGGAAAAATCCATTGTTGATGCTCTTCAAATCATAACCATGCATACTTAATAGCCTCAAATTTATCAAATTGTCCATTCCTTGCGGCAGAAAATGTAACATTGTATGATCACAATCGAGCATTTGCAAATTGTGAAGATTAGCAAAAGGTGGTAACTCTTTCAACTCAAAGCAACTTTGTAGTATTAGAGCACGCAGTTGACATAAACTGTTGATGGAAGAAGGCAGTTTTATAATACTAGTTAGACTCAGATTCAGAACTCTTAGAGCTGGACATGCCCAAAAGAATTCCTGAGGTATTTTCTTAAGGGGTTGATTGTCTTGCAAAAGTAAAGATGTTGTCTTTGGACATTTCGTGAAGCAATCAGGCCGACATTCGATTTTGTTGCTTACTAAAGATATTTTCGTGACAGAAGCTGATATTTTAATATGTGATATCTCATTCAACTCAATTCCAGCTTGAAAAACAGAAGTGTGTTCATCCCCAAAGGTACTAGCTATCCATCTAGCAACATCACGAACCACATCATGCATCTTCACACAATCCACAACCTtccccatcacaaaatccattttATCGACTTCCAGCAAGCAGGCATCTTTTAGACTCTCAATCAGAGTGATTCCCCTATTGTAGGCTTGTTCATATGTGTCATGTTCACCAAGGATCCCCTCTACCCACCATCAATGTATGAGATCATCTATCGGAACAGCCGCTGGATATAAGGAGCAATATAAGAAACAACTTTGAATATAACCTCTCTTTTTGTTCACATGTTTGCTTCTTTTCTCTGAGGATAATTCAATGACCTGAGATTCTAAAGAATCAAAACTCCACTTGATGACCATGTAAACTTTTTTCTAGACATCTTTGTTTATGAGGTTCAGACATTCTAAGTGATTTCAAAGCATCTTCCCAGAGCTCAACCCTTGTCTTCCCTCTCATAGATGTTCCAATAACAGTGATGGCTAAAGGAAAACCACCACACTCTTTTGCAATTTTCTTTGGCAATGGTTGAATATACTCCAGATTGGCAACATCTCCCGCATTTTTGACAAACAGTTGCCAAGATTCATCCTCTTTCAGTGTGAATATGTTCATTTCTGTGTCTGTTTTCATTTGCTTACAAACAGCCGAAAAACAAGAAGTTAAAATTACCTTGCTTATGGCTGGATATTCAGGTTGGGGCACACCTACATAATCCAAATTTATAGCTTCCCAAACATCATCTAGTATGAGAAGAAAACTCGTTTCTTTCTTGAGCCTTTGATAGATTTTTCTGGCAACGCTTTCTCCACTTGCTTCGTTATCTACCTGTAGATCTAATCTACTGGCAATTTGTGGTTGAATCTTTCTTATGTCTATTGGCAGTTTGGGCACTGTAACCCATACCGCAACACCAAAAGACAGATTGGCACTTGGCACATTCTTTAAGAGCTCGTTGTTCAGATTCTTCGCCAAAGTAGTTTGCCCAACTCCTCCGGCACCCCACAACCGACAATGCATACCTGAAAGGATTCAAGTGAAAGATGAAACAATGGTCACATAGGAGAAATATAGAAAACTAGAGAGACAAAGAAGTAGGAGGCTTTGATCATTTAGTCATAATTTCTTGATCTCAAATTTGTTAAATTAATTGTAATGCCTTGTAAGTTTCTAGGCTCACAATTTCGAATAATAACAGGCTTAAAAGTGTAATTAAGATGCCTCAAGGGATATCAGGACCAACACGTTTTAAGTGAAGTACTTGGGTATTAAAAGTGTTTGAACTAACAAtatgagaagaagaaaaaaaagagtaataaagaAAGAATGTTATTGCTTGACAACGGTAACAACTCTCCACAACTGAATCTTATTTATTTGAACTCCACTTCTATTTTGAATAAAGTCATGCTTTGGCACTATAGGCTTGAACAtccaatattttattatttaagacatttgTTACTTCagttatttagaaataaaaatccaTCCTTATTCCAATGTGAATTCTGTGAAATGGCTAAGCATCACCGATCTTTTTTTCCCTGTCAAAAGTATCAGGCTTCAAAGACTTTTATGATGattcatagtgatgtttggggaCTGACTATAATTTCAACAATATTTGAAAAACGATGGTTTGTAACTTTTGTTGACGACCATACCAGACTGAATTGGGTTTTTTTATTGAAGGACAAATCTGAGGTTAAAATGTGTTTGAAACTTTCTATGTCATGGTGGAAACACAGTTTAAtgagaaaatcaagattttataaaGCGACCATGGTCGTGCATTCTGTAATGAATAGTTAGGaagttttttaaaagaaataggGGTAGTACACCAAAGCTCTTATCCtgat is a genomic window containing:
- the LOC107862654 gene encoding disease resistance protein At4g27190-like, with the translated sequence MHCRLWGAGGVGQTTLAKNLNNELLKNVPSANLSFGVAVWVTVPKLPIDIRKIQPQIASRLDLQVDNEASGESVARKIYQRLKKETSFLLILDDVWEAINLDYVGVPQPEYPAISKVILTSCFSAVCKQMKTDTEMNIFTLKEDESWQLFVKNAGDVANLEYIQPLPKKIAKECGGFPLAITVIGTSMRGKTRVELWEDALKSLRMSEPHKQRCLEKKGILGEHDTYEQAYNRGITLIESLKDACLLEVDKMDFVMGKVVDCVKMHDVVRDVARWIASTFGDEHTSVFQAGIELNEISHIKISASVTKISLVSNKIECRPDCFTKCPKTTSLLLQDNQPLKKIPQEFFWACPALRVLNLSLTSIIKLPSSINSLCQLRALILQSCFELKELPPFANLHNLQMLDCDHTMLHFLPQGMDNLINLRLLSMHGYDLKSINNGFFLKLPSIEMLCLTAVLERPFLMRFHLCRILLTFLLKWIAHHFSIEITPG